From the genome of Arthrobacter sp. ERGS1:01:
TTCCTTCGCACGCTGGTGGGCGGCTTGGCGGCGGCCCACTCCCCGGCGGACCTGCAATTCCTGTTCATCGATTTCAAGGGCGGCGCGGGGCTTGGCCCGTTGCAGGCGTTGCCGCACACCAGCACGCTGGTGACCGATCTTGACGGGAGGTCCCTGGAGAGGACATTGGGGTCCCTGCGGGCGGAGATTCACACGCGGGAACAGCTTCTATCCGCAGCGGGCGCATCCGACAGCACCGCCTACCGCGCTGCGCTGCGGAAGACTGCGGGACATCCCGGCGACTGCGGCAACTCCGTGGCCCACCTGGTGGTGGTTGTCGATGAATTCAGGGTCCTCGTGGACGAATTCCCCGATGCCATGGCCGAACTCATGCGCATTGCCTCCGTCGGCCGGTCGCTGGGCATGCACCTTGTCCTGGCCACGCAACGTCCACAGGGCGCATTGAATGCCGACATCCGCGCCAATGTGACCAGCTCGGTATGTCTTCGGGTGCAGTCCGCCCACGACTCGGTGGATGTGGTGGGCACCGGCGCAGCTGCCGGCATCAGCGTTGACACACCTGGCCGGGCGTTCATGAGCCGGGCTGGCGGCCGGCCCACCGAGTTCCAGTCCGCCACGCTTGGCGTGCCGGGATCCCGCGACTCCGCGCCACCCCGCGCGGAGTTTGCCGTCGATCGGTTGAACGGCGTCCGGCCGGCAGGTGGCCCTGGGCCGGTCTGCATTGGCCCCGGAACCAGCGACACGCAGTGCGAAAGCAATGTTGCGGCCGTGGCGGCATTGCTGACGCGGGCATGGAAACTGATGGACCGGCGGGCCGCCCCGCCCGTCGTTGCACCGGAGCTGCCCACAGTCATGGACGAGGTGGTGGCAATGGGAAGGCATCACACGTGGGCGGAACCGGGGATTGGCCTGGCGGACATCCCCGAACGGCAATTGGTGGCGCCCCTGCGATGGGTGCCGCAGCAACACTCACATCTTGCCTGCATCGGCCCGCGGCCCGAGTCTTCGGCCGCTGTTGCCCTGTTGGCCCGGAGTCTTCTGCAAGCAGGATTCCCCGGTGGCGGCACGCCGCGGCACTTCCTTTATATCCTCGACGGCGACGGCTCCCTGGCTGCCCTCTCGACCGCCGCCGGGGTTGGCAGCTACGTAACCCCGCACAGGCCTCGAACCGCGGCACGGCTCCTGGCCCGCCTGCTTGAGTCCGCCGCAGCCACGGAATCCTCCCTCGTGGTGTGCGTGAGCGATTGGGGCCGGTGGGCCGCCGTCCTTCGCTCCGGTCCATGGCCGTGGGCGGAGGACGCGATGGGCGAACTTGTCCGGCTCGGCCTGCCAAACCTGGCAGTCGTTATCGGTGGCGAGCGGGAACTGCTGTCGGCACCCTTCATGGCGGCCATTCCCAACCGGCTGTTCCTACCTTGCGGGGCGAGCCCGGAATCCCGGATGCTGTGGCCCAGGATGCCCGCATTTTCAGCGATTCCCGGACGGGCGGCGGTCCTTGGTCCGATCAATGCGGCCGTTTCCGGCGGGCCGGCAGACACCGCCCATGTCGTGCAGCTGGCCCGGGCGGCGGAAGGTCCCGGGCCGGCAGGGGAAGCCGCCGCCATAGCGCCGGCGCCCCTTGAGGTTGTTGACCTTCCCGATGCCCTGACGATGGGGCAGGTTCGGGCCGCGATGCTGCGCACGTCCGGCGGCCCGGCCCGGCAGGGGGCGGGTCCGGGCGCAATGCGGACTATCGTGCTGGGCCTCGGAGGTGACGGAAAATCTCCGGTCGCACTCGCCGTCACCGCGGGGACGGTGATTCCCGTGCTGGGCAGTCCCGGCACGGGCAGGACGACCTTCTTGGCCGCCGTCCTCGCCCTGAACCCCGCCCTCTCATCGGCCGGTCGCTCCGGGGAAATAATGTGTATCGATGATGCGGGCCCCCTGGAACCCGGGCAAGTCACAGCCTTGACAGAAGCCCTGTCGGCCGGCGCTGTGGTCTTCCTGGCAGTCTCGGACCGCGCCATGACGATGGCACGCTTTCCCGTCGAATGGGGGCTGCGCGGCGCCGAACAAGGAATCGTGCTGCGTCCCAACCGCCCTCGGGACGGCGACCTCCTCGGGGTCCGGCTGGACACCGCCGGAGCCGAACCTCCGGGACGGGCCGTAGCTATTGATCACGGCCGGTGCGAGTGGTTTCAATATCCCGTTGTCGACGAGCGACCACCGTGACATGCCGCGTGCTGTGGCGGCCCGGGGACTACAGGATCGGCTGCCCGCCACCGGTGCGGAGCGAATATGCCACAACCTTGGGCGTGAACAAAAAATAGATGACGGCCAGCGGCGGCAGCAAAAGGACAAGGCCGATCAGCGTGGAGCCGCCCAACAGCGCCGGAAAGGCAATTGCCACCATGAGCAACTGCCAGACAAAGGCGGCGGACCGGGTCCACCTGTACCCCTTGAATGCGTTGACGGCCACAGCGCCCAGGCCGGCCGCAAGGGCGAACACGAGCACAATCAGGAACACCGTGCTGGGCAGGGACTGGGCGGTCTGGGTAAAGGCCCCGACGATGAACCAGATGCCGGCGGCGGCCAATGCCAGGGCTTCCAGTGCCACCACGATCGCGATGACATAGACGCCCGGCGGCCTCGCCGTGGGGGATGCCTCGGAGCCCGTTTGCGGGCCGTTTTGGTGCGCCGGATCCGGCTGTTCGGACGGGTTCATGGAAGGTCTTGACACAACTGCACCCTACCGGAGATAGTCAAGGAACAGCCATGAACGCCTGATTCATTGTGACGCATCGCTCACGACTGGGCACCAAGTTATGCATCGAAACCCCTTGTTTACAAAGAGTTAACATGACACGCTTAACTCGATGACCTAGAGGGGCCGATAGAGGCCCTTTTCTTATGTGGCCAAACGTGAAATTTTTCACAAACAGCCTCCCGTTCTAAAAGGAGTGAGTGATCAGCATGGACTGGCGTAGTCGCGCAGCCTGCCTCGACAAGGACCCGGAACTGTTTTTCCCCGTGGGAAACACAGGACCGGCATTGCTGCAGATCGAGGAAGCAAAGAGCGTGTGCCGTCGATGCCAAGTCGTCGACACCTGCCTGAAGTGGGCCATTGAGTCCGGTCAGGATGCAGGAGTCTGGGGCGGCCTGAGCGAAGATGAACGCCGCGCCATGAAGCGCCGCGCCGCCCGCGCCCGCCGCGCCAGCTAGCCTGCCGGCCAAACACTTACAAAAGGTCCGCACCACGTCTCGAACGTGGTGCGGACCTTTTTTGTGGCGTCCCAGTGTTGCTGCGAGCCGGTTTCGCCTTTTAGTGCCGGCGGATGAGCGCCATCTCCAGCGTCACCACGGTGCCGCCACCCTCGCGCGGTGTCCACTCGATGGTTCCGCCCAGTTCGCTTGTCACCAGCGTGCGCACGATCTGCAAGCCGAGGCCTTCGGCAATGTGTCCGGCGGGCAGTCCAACGCCGTCATCGGCAATCGCAACGGTCAGGGCGTCGTCGTCGGCCTGGTTCTTGTGCCGGTTGGCCATGAGCCAGACCGTGCCCTCCCGGTCCTGCAGGCCGTGCTCCACGGCGTTCGTGACGAGTTCGTTGATGACCAGGGCCAGCGGGGTTGCGAAGTCACTGGGAAGTTCACCAAAGGCGCCCTTCTTTTCCGTGTGGACACGCTGGGATGGTGAGGCGACCTCGGCGGAAAGCCGGAACTGCCGGTCGATCAGCTCGTCGAAATCGACGCTTTGGGCCAGCCCCTGGGACAGGGTCTCATGCACCAGGGCAATCGTGGAGACCCGCCGCATGGCCTGCTCCAGGCCTTGCTTGCCTTCCTCGCTGTGCATGCGTCGGGACTGCATGCGCAGCAGGGCAGCCACCGTCTGCAGGTTGTTCTTGACCCGGTGGTGGATCTCGCGGATCGTGGCGTCCTTGGTGACAAGCTCCTGCTCGCGGCGGCGCAGTTCGGAGACGTCCCGGCACAGCACCAGGGCGCCAAAGCGTTCGGTGGCGTCCCGCAGCGGAATGGCCCGCAGGGACAGGCTGACGCCGCGGGATTCAATCTCCGTCCGCCAGGGCATGCGCCCCGTGACCACCAGAGGGAGGGTTTCATCGACCATGCGCCGGTCCTTGAGCAGCCCCGTGGTGACCTCCGCCAGGGACCTGCCCTCCAGCGACTCGCCGTCGCCAAGGCGCCGAAACGCAGACACCCCGTTGGGGCTGGCGTATTGGACGATGCCGTCGACGTCCAGGCGCAGCAGGCCGTCCCCCACCCGCGGGGCACCGCGGCGGGAACCCGTGGGCGAGGCAAAGTCGGGCCACAGCCCCAGCGTGCCCATTTTCAAAAGATCGTAGGCACATTGCCGGTACGTCAGTTCCAGCCGCGACGGCATGCGGGAACTGGACAGGTCCATGTGGGTGGTGATGACGGCCAGGGTGCGGCCGTTGCGAACCATGGGGATGGCCTCGACCCGCATGGCGAGATCGGCGTTCCAGATGTTCGTCTCCGCGGAGCGTTCAATGTTCTGGCTCCGCCAGGCGGCCCCGACCAGCGGCTCGAGGTCGCCCTGGATGGCATCGCCCACAAAGTCCGAGTGGAACATGGTGTGGCTCGTGGAGGGCCGGACGTGGGCCAGCGCCACATAGCCTTTTTCCGGGTGCGGGAACCACAGCACCAGGTCGGCGAAGGAGAGATCGGCAATGAGCTGCCAGTCCCCCACCAAGAGGTGCAGCCATTCGGCGTCTCCGGGGCCAAAATCAGCGCCTTCCCTGATCATGTCGGCAAAGATGGCCACCCGGACTCCTTATGTGGTGGGGAGGTGCCCGGTTCCATGGCGGAACCGGGCACCTGCGAAAAATTGCTAGCGTCGAACGATCGAACGCAGCAGCCTCAATGCTACCGACAAGGACGCCATGTCGTCTTGTTCGAGCTCGTTGACCTCGGCGAACATCTTGGTGGCCCTCGCCAGTTGTTCCTTGTTCGCCGCCTCCCAGCCCGCGATCCGTTCCATCGTGGCGATGCCGTCCTCCGTGCTGAGCATGACGTTGCGGGTCATGTCCGCCGTCGTGGCGTAGAGGTCGTCACGCAGGGCGGCGCGGGCCAGTGCCTGCCACCGGTCGTTGCGCGGCAGCGCCGTGATGCGTTCGAGCAGGGCGTCGACCCCGTAGCGGTTGTACAGCGCGTAGTACACGCTGGCCACGTCCGCCACCGGTTCGTCGATGGATTCGCTGACCTTGGCCACGTCCAGCAGCGGGAACGTCTCAAACAGTTCCGCCCACTGCCGGCCCAGCGCCTCGGGCATCTCAAACTCGCGGGCACGGTCATACCAGGCCTGGACGCGTTCGGCGTCGTTGCCCTGGAAGAAGTCGCCCATGTGCGATCCCAGGGCACCCACCACCGGCTTGAACTGCTCGATGACCTCGGCGATGGTGCGTTGGACGTTGCCCTCGTTGACCAGCCAGCGCAGGGCGCGGTCCAGGAGCCGGCGCATGTCCAGCTGCACGGTGCACCATTGTTCGGTGGGGAACGACGGCGGCAACTGGCGCAGGGCCTTCGTCATGGTGTCGAAGTCAAAGATCTCATGCAGCGCGACGAAGGCCTTGGCGATCACGGTCTCGTCCGCGGAGGACTCCTCCATGGCCCGGAAGGCAAAGGTGATCCCGCCCAGGTTCACCATGTCGTTGGCGACGAGGGTTGCAATGATTTCCCGGCGCAGCGGGTGGGTGTCCAGTTCGGCGTCGAACCGTTGTGCGACCTGGGCCGGGAAGTACCGGCGGAGGGTCGACTTGAACCAGGGATCGTCGGCAAGGTCGCCGGCACCGAGGGCCGTGGCCAGTTCCATCTTCGCGTATGCGGCGAGCACGGCAAGTTCCGGAGAAGTCAGGCCCTGCCCGCCCTGCAGGCGTTCGTGCAGTTCGGCGTTGCTGGGCAGCGCCTCGAGCTCACGGTCGAGGTCGCCGTGCTCCTCAAGCCAGTCCATGAAGCGCTCGTAGCTGGGGCTCCACTCCACCACGCGCTGGCGGTCGTTGAGCAGCAGCACGTTCTGGTCGATGTTGTCCTCGAGGACCAGCTGGCCGATCTCATCGGTCATGGACATCAGGAATCCCGTGCGTTCGTCCGCACCGAGCTTGCCGGCGGCCACCATGCGGTCCACGAAGATCTTGATGTTCACTTCGTGGTCGGAGCAGTCCACGCCGGCCGAGTTGTCGATGGCGTCGGTGTTCAGGATGACCCCGTGGAGTGCCGCCTCGACACGCCCGCGCTGGGTCATGCCCAGGTTTCCGCCTTCGCCGATCACCTTCACGCGCAGGTCCCGGCCGTCCACCCGGATGGCGTCGTTGGTCTTGTCGCCGACCTCAGCGTTCGTCTCGGTGCTGGCCTTGATGTAGGTGCCGATGCCGCCGTTGTAGAGCAGATCGCTCGGGGCCAGCAGGATCGCGCGCAGCAGTTCCGGCGGGCTGAGCTTGAGGGTTCCGTCGGGCAAGCCGAGGGCCGCCCGCACCTGCGCGGAGATCGGGATCGACTTCAGCGTGCGCGAGTACACGCCGCCGCCGGCACTGATCAGCTCCGGGTTGTAGTCCTGCCAGGACGACCTCGGCAGATCGTAGAGGCGCTGGCGCTCATCGAAGGACACCCCGGCATCGGGGGTCGGGTCGAGGAAGATGTCCCGGTGGTCAAAGGCGGCCACGAGCTTCACGTGGCGGGTCCGCAGCAGGCCGTTGCCAAACACGTCACCGGACATGTCCCCAATGCCAACGGCCGTGAACTCCTCATTCTGGGTGTCGACGTCGAACTCGCTGAAGTGCCGCTTGACCGACTCCCACGCGCCGCGGGCCGTGATGCCCATTTCCTTGTGGTCGTAGCCGACCGAACCGCCGGAGGCAAAGGCGTCGCCGAGCCAGAAGCCGTACTCGGCGGAAATCGCGTTGGCCGTGTCGGAGAACGAGGCCGTACCCTTGTCCGCGGCGACCACCAGGTAGGTGTCGTCGGAGTCGTGGCGGACCACGTTTTCCGGCGGCACCACCACTTCTCCGGCGTCGGTGGCGACAAGGTTGTCGGTGACGTCGAGCAGGCCGCGGATGAACGTCTTGTAGCTCTCCTGGCCCTCAACCATCCACGCGCCGCGGTCGATCGCGGGGTTGGGCAGCTGTTTGGCGAAGAAGCCGCCTTTGGCGCCGGTCGGGACGATCACGGCGTTCTTGACGGTTTGCGCCTTCACCAGGCCCAGGACCTCGGTGCGGAAATCCTCCCGGCGGTCCGACCAGCGAAGACCGCCGCGCGCGACCTTGCCAAAGCGCAGATGCACGCCCTCAACCCGGGGCGAGTAGACCCAAATCTCGAACATCGGTCGCGGGAACGGCAGGCCGTTGATCATGGAGGGGTCAAGCTTGAAGCTCAGGAAGTCCCGGCCGCGGTAGTAGTTGGTGCGCAGCGTTGCCTCGAGCAGGTTCGCGATGGTGCGCAGCACCCTGTCCGCGTCCAGCGTGGGGACGCCCTCGAGGGCCTCGTTCAGGCCGGCGCGGGCCGCCTCGATCCGCTCGGGGCGGGTTGCGGCGTCGCCGCTGGGGTCAAAGCGGGTTTCAAACAACGCCACCAGGGCACGGGTGACCGGGACGTTGTGCAGGAGGGTGTCGGCGATGAAGCCATAGGAATTCGTGTTGCCCATTTGGCGCAGGTACTTTGCGTAGGCGCGCAGGATCACGATTTGGCGCCAGTCCATGCCCTCGGTCAGCACCAGGCGGTCAAAAAGGTCCGACTCGCTGGTCCCCGTGGTGGCCGCCCCAAACGCCTCGGTGAGGAGGGTTGCCGTGGCCAGCGGGTCGACGCCGGCCGGGTACTTCAGGCCGAGGTCGTAGAGGAAGAAGTCGCGCTTGTCGGCCGATTCGATCTCAAACGGCCGCTCGTCGATGACCTCGATGCCGAGGTTGTGGAAGAAGGGCAGGATCTTGCTCAGGCTTTGCGGGTGCGCCATGTACAGCTTGACGCGGGCGTCCTCGCGGAGGCCGTCGCCGGCGGACCGGGGCAGGTAGACCTGCATGCCGGGGGCGCATTTGTCCGGGCTTGTGCCGGCGGCCACGATCGCCTTGTAGGTGGTGTCAAAGTCTTCGAAACGCTTGATGTCGGCCAGGGCGTCCTCGACCTCAAAGTCCACCCGATAGCTGGCGGGGAAGGCCTCGGACCATTTGCCGGCAAGGCGGTCGGCCTTCTCCAGCGGCAGGGTGTCGCGCAATACCTCGGTGATGCCTTCGGGCCAGGACCGGGCGGCCATGACCAGGCGCTGTTCGAGCTCGGCCGCTTGCAGGTCCGCGGGGACAAAGTAGTCCTTGGGCAGGCGGATGCGGAAGAACAGCCGGGCCAGGGCCGATTCGCTCATCTTCGCTTCGAAATCGATCGAGACGGCGTCGAAGGTGCGCGTGAGCTCGTCCTCGATGCGGCGGCGCACGGCGGTCGTGTAGCGGTCACGCGGAATGTAGATCAGCGCGGACATGAAGCGTCCGTAGATGTCGGGGCGCAGGAACAACCGGGTGCGGCGTCGTTCGGCCAGCCGCAGGATCCCGTCGGCCGTCTCGATCAGGTCGTCGGTTTCCATCTGGAACAGCTCGTCGCGCGGGTAGGTCTCCAACACGGCGAACAGGTCCTTGCCCGAGTGGGAGTCCGGGGGGAAGCCAAAGTGGCGCAGGACGGCGTCGACCTTTTCCCGCACCACGGGGATGTTGCGCACGGAGCCGGTGTAGACGGCGGAGGAGAACAGGCCGATGAAACGCTGTTCGCCGTTGACGTTGCCCTGCGAGTCAAAGGACTTGATGCCGATGTAGTCGAGGTAGGCGGCGCGGTGGACGGTGGAACGTGAGTTCGCCTTGGTGATGACCAGGACGCGCTTTTCCCGTGCCTTGCGCTGGCCGGTGGTGGTCAGGTGCTGGACGGTGGGGTGGGTGGAGCCGTCCCTCAGCAGGCCAAGCCCGCTGCCTTCGCGGTTGACCAGGACGTCCTCGCCGTCCTTTTTCACGAGGTCGTATTCGCGGTACCCGAGGAACGTGAAGTTGCCGGCGTCCATCCAGTGCAGGAGGTCCTCGGCTTCGCGGATGTCGGTGATGGACTCCCCCGCCAGCTCGGTGGCCAGCACCTCGGCACGGCTCAGTGCCCGTTCGCGCATGGCGGGCCAGTCCTCGACGGCGGCGCGCACGTTGGCGAGGACCTTGCCGAGCCCGTCGACGAGGTTGGCCTTGGCGGCGTCGTCGATCTTGTCGATTTCGACGGCGATCCACGACTCCAGGTGGGAGGTGTTGTCCCCGGCGGCGATCAGGTGCGCAATGCTCGGCATCGTGGAGGTGTCGCCGCTGGCGACGCCGGCGTGCGAGGGAACCTTGCTGATTCCGGTGAGTGCGTGCGTGGCCCGGTCGCGGGAGACCACGAACATGGGGTGCGTGACGAGTCGGATGGCGAGCTTTTGGTGGACCAGCTCGGCGCTGACGGAGTCCACCAGGAACGGCATGTCGTCGGTGACGATGTAGACGACGCTGGCGTCCCGTTCGTCCAGGACCTCAACCTTGACGGTGCCGGGCACGCGCTGGCCGGCCAGTTCGCGGTGGGCCAGGGCCCGTGCATCAAGGACGGCCGGGTCGTACGCGGCTGCGTCTTCGGCGGCCAACTGCACGTAGTAGTCGGTGATGAGTTGTTGGTCACCGGCATTTTGACGTGCGGGGTTTTGCACAGCATCGGTCGTGGGTGAGTTAGACGACATAAATCAAACGCCTCCGTCAGAAAATGTAAAAGGCCGCTTCTTTGCGGCCTTCATCCGAGCCTAGCCCGGATTTTCAACCCTTGCTGTGGCGGAAGTTACAGCGGTCTTTTGGTTTCACTGGACAGGTGCACAAAGGAGCTCGCGGACGGCCTTCCGCAGCGGCGCGTCGGGTGCAATCTCCAGCAACAACCGCCCCTCCAACAGGGCCTTGTCCGCCAAATCGGGATCCCAGGGCAGGAAATGGCTGATGGGCGCCTCCGGCCCAAACCGCTCCCAGGCCTCCTTCAAGCCCTTCGCGGGGGAACCTCCCACGGCCTTCCTGCGCACCTTGTTCAGCACGATCCGGACATCCGTGCCCACGCAGGCTTCGGGCAGCTCGGCCAGCGCCCGCACCAGGCGGGGAATGCCAATGGCGTCGGCGCTTCCCACGGCGTAGATGACGTCGGCCGCGGCCAGCGCGCTCAGGGTTGCCGCGTTGCGGCGCGGCGCCACGGTGTCGTAGCTGAGCTCCTCGTCGCTTTCCAGGCTGAAGCCGCAGTCGATGACCACCACGTCGGCCAGGGAGGCGGCAGTCCTGAGCACCCGTTCGACGGCGGCCGCCCGGAGTTCGGGCCAGCGGTCCGGGCGGGTCAGCCCCGTCAGCAACGTAAAGGTGCCGGCCGAAAACACCACCTCGGTGGCGACCCTGGCCAGTTCGGCCCGGCTCAGCGTGCCCTGGTCGGCGATCCGGCAGGCCTGGGCGAAGGACGCCGCCTCATCGAGCAGGCCGAGCGTTGCGGCCACGCTGGCCCCGTAGCTGTCGGCGTCGATGACCATGACGGAGCGCCCCTGGACCGCATATTCGGCGGCAAGGTTCACGGCCAGCAGTGTCCGCCCGGGCGATCCCACAGGCCCCCAAACCGCCACGGTTTGGGGTGCCGGCCGTTCCCCGGCGGCACTGTTGGCTCCGGCAGATCCCGTGGCCTTGCCTTGGCGTTGCCGTGAAAAAGGGCCTCTTTGTTGGGTTGCGGACGGCCCACTATTGCGGTGCGGAATCAGCCGGGTGAGTGTGGCCACGGCCCGGGCACCGGCGGTGCCGCGGTTTTCGACTGAAGCCTTTGCGCCGTGGTGGGTGCGCCCCGGCAGCTCTGCGGGGTTGGCTTGGGGCTTCGGCGCGGGGCCGCCTCGTTCGGATTTCGCAGTACCGTCGTCGTCCCGGGTTCCGGGGCCGGCAGCGGCGGCCACACCGCGGGCGTCGTCCCCGGCATCGGCGGCCGTCGCGCCGGAGCCGGTGCCGGCGTCGTCCGCATGCGGCATCGCTTCGGCGGCGGGCGCCACGGTGCCGAAGCCGGAAGTTCCGGGAAACTTTCGGGCGTGGACGGCGGCCAGCACGGCATCGGACAGCGATTCGGCGCTCACCCGCCCCGTCAAGGCGATGGCGCCTATCCCGCGCAACCGGACGGCCTCGTCGGCGGAACCGGCAACCGCCACCACACTGACGCCAACGGCCGTTAGCCGGTCCACGAGGGTGGCCGTCAGTTCGTCGGCGGATTCGGCCACGACGGCCACCCTCGCCAGGCCGCTTTGGCAGGCTGCCAGGAGGCCGGTCAGCTCCGGGCAGCGGCGCACCACGCTTACCGGGCCTCGCAGGCGTTCCAAGGCGGCGATCGCCTGCTCCGGGGTGTCCCCGACGCTCACAACCGTCACGGGGTTCATTGTGCGGCGCCCGGATTCCAGACCACCGAGACCTTGGCCTTATTGGCCACGGCGCCGAGGAACTTGGGCATCTGCGCATCCTTCACCAACACCATCAATTGCGTGCTCCTGGTGGAGCTCAGGCTTGAGGACGACGACGTCAACGCGGCAATCTCAACGCCCGGCAGCATGAGCACCGGTTCCTTGAAGCCGTTGCGCTCATCCGGCAGGGCAACCCACACGTCCACGTGGGAGCCCACCACCACCTCCTTGGGCAGCGGTTCGGTCACCGTCACCGACACCGGTTTGCGGTCCAGCGCGTCGGTTCCGCCAATGCTTGACACGGATACCAGCTCCCCGGCCGGCACCATCCGCACGGCCACGGCGTGCCCGGGCAGTTTTTGGGCGGGGCCAAGGTACTTGCCGTTGACGTCGCCAAGGCGCACCTGGACGATATTGAAGGAGTCCTCGGTGACGGGCTGTCCCACCACCAGGCCGTCCCTGGCCACGTACATGGGCGCCGTCTTGTCCGCGCCGCCCACGAGGGCCACGACCGACGCCACCGAGGCCAAAACCAACAGCACCCCCACAAACAACCGAGGGTCCTTCCATGACGGCTTTCCCAAGCGGGCCGACCGTGCCGGCGCATCCATGCCCATCGTTCCTCCCACCGCCGGGTCCCGGAGCGCCCTGGACGCAGTGCCGACGGTTGGGTATGGGTGTTCTCCCCCACGGCATGGACCGCAATGCTCATAGTTCTACCGCCGATCCGTGCCGGGGAAAAGACCCCGGCGCGAAATGGCGGAAATCTGTGGACAACACAGCACGGAACAGTTTCCGGGAACCGGCACGGACAAACGGTGGATAACTGCTGCAAATCGGGTCAAACGGGAGGATACTTTAGACATGCCAAGATTCCTGACCCTGGCCGACGTGGCCGAACAACTGCAAATCTCCGCGGCGGCCTGTTACGGGCTGGTGCACAGTGGCGAACTCCCCGCATTCCAAATTGGCGGTCGCGGCCAGTGGCGTGTTGACGCGGCCAAGTTTGATCAGTTCATCGAAGACCGCCACGCGGCGGCCCGGGCCATGCTGGCGGCGGAGAACAGCAGCGAACGCAGCGTCTAGAGTTCATTCTCCGCCGAGGACATGATGGACAGCAGGCCGTCCTGCGGGAGGACGACGCTGCCCTGCATGTTGTCCCTGCCCCGGCCCACGCCGTCGGCCAATTGCATGACCACCACAAAGTCCGCGCCGACCTGGTCCAGGACGCCGCGCACCCGGGTGGGTTGCAGCGAATCAAGTTCAAGAAGCACCACGGCCCGGTTCCTGGCCAATACCCGCAGGGCTGCAGCCAGGGTGTGGCGCAGCCGCCCGGACGCCGGCACCCGGGCACCGTCCAGGCCCTGGACCCGCAGCAATTTGTGGATGGGCAGGATGACCGACCTCGCCCCGTCACCCAACAGGACCCACTGCGCCTCAACCCTCTGAAGTTGCCCGTGATGGGCGACGCCGTTGCGTGCGACCGCTGAAATCTCCCGTCCCAGGGCGCCGCGCAGGGCGTCCGCCAGGGTGGCCTGCGCCGATTCGACCCGGGAAAGTTCGTTGACTTCGCGTTCGAGGTCCTGCTGCGTCGCGGCATGCCACTGGGCGTCCAGATCCCCAAAAAGTGCGTCCCATCGCATGTCGCCACGGTAGGCCGCGAACGGTGGCCCGGTCAACAGGAAACAGCTATCCACAGCTTCACC
Proteins encoded in this window:
- a CDS encoding sensor histidine kinase produces the protein MAIFADMIREGADFGPGDAEWLHLLVGDWQLIADLSFADLVLWFPHPEKGYVALAHVRPSTSHTMFHSDFVGDAIQGDLEPLVGAAWRSQNIERSAETNIWNADLAMRVEAIPMVRNGRTLAVITTHMDLSSSRMPSRLELTYRQCAYDLLKMGTLGLWPDFASPTGSRRGAPRVGDGLLRLDVDGIVQYASPNGVSAFRRLGDGESLEGRSLAEVTTGLLKDRRMVDETLPLVVTGRMPWRTEIESRGVSLSLRAIPLRDATERFGALVLCRDVSELRRREQELVTKDATIREIHHRVKNNLQTVAALLRMQSRRMHSEEGKQGLEQAMRRVSTIALVHETLSQGLAQSVDFDELIDRQFRLSAEVASPSQRVHTEKKGAFGELPSDFATPLALVINELVTNAVEHGLQDREGTVWLMANRHKNQADDDALTVAIADDGVGLPAGHIAEGLGLQIVRTLVTSELGGTIEWTPREGGGTVVTLEMALIRRH
- a CDS encoding WhiB family transcriptional regulator, producing the protein MDWRSRAACLDKDPELFFPVGNTGPALLQIEEAKSVCRRCQVVDTCLKWAIESGQDAGVWGGLSEDERRAMKRRAARARRAS
- a CDS encoding FtsK/SpoIIIE domain-containing protein — protein: MRLEITAVAGPGTDPFPPTELSILLPDGGPVNGEFPDGCLVRDALSARWPGCRFTVAGRNVEALSLNRSPLQDGAVAVVWPGGLAPVRSRFRGQQADAAAVGSAVLAVRSGPGAGAIFALQRGSYRLGRGRCRITIADPSLSRHHGTLVVGGHAMKLLTAPGSAGFILQHQRPDASAEGASPQRGVRSRGTPPINTRHGQQVTVEAGDIIRAGMSSFTIELTTPLGSSGTPPARSGGAPQLLSAAALEPVQLPPGPGQLRGRRAMAAAGVLPLVMGVALAWLTGSWLFLAFSGMGMATVLVPLLGGAGRRREFSAAVAAGTALDASRRAAAFPGADTLMALAAEHRCKPPWQAGARWELRVGTGRQPARLALSPPDPGYRPPAVADLPVTVPPSNRPLVIFGPDVSVAHLLNFVLMQLDAAGIAAVLLGPAAELPLCARFLPNTRLAVTPAAALAAIASLCPPAATPARPNFAATAAPAAQPGDVPCVLVTINAPQESVPSCPPGVATLVFISESAGHPVAHDPGAPSVRLAASGDHVSGSLAGMEFVPDGVPSSVFDRYCRLRAKGVTSGLAALGIGPSSVPLPECCTVPEIARLWRNALDGPLGAVPIGRSDTGIEYLDLGRDGPHLLVGGTTGSGKSEFLRTLVGGLAAAHSPADLQFLFIDFKGGAGLGPLQALPHTSTLVTDLDGRSLERTLGSLRAEIHTREQLLSAAGASDSTAYRAALRKTAGHPGDCGNSVAHLVVVVDEFRVLVDEFPDAMAELMRIASVGRSLGMHLVLATQRPQGALNADIRANVTSSVCLRVQSAHDSVDVVGTGAAAGISVDTPGRAFMSRAGGRPTEFQSATLGVPGSRDSAPPRAEFAVDRLNGVRPAGGPGPVCIGPGTSDTQCESNVAAVAALLTRAWKLMDRRAAPPVVAPELPTVMDEVVAMGRHHTWAEPGIGLADIPERQLVAPLRWVPQQHSHLACIGPRPESSAAVALLARSLLQAGFPGGGTPRHFLYILDGDGSLAALSTAAGVGSYVTPHRPRTAARLLARLLESAAATESSLVVCVSDWGRWAAVLRSGPWPWAEDAMGELVRLGLPNLAVVIGGERELLSAPFMAAIPNRLFLPCGASPESRMLWPRMPAFSAIPGRAAVLGPINAAVSGGPADTAHVVQLARAAEGPGPAGEAAAIAPAPLEVVDLPDALTMGQVRAAMLRTSGGPARQGAGPGAMRTIVLGLGGDGKSPVALAVTAGTVIPVLGSPGTGRTTFLAAVLALNPALSSAGRSGEIMCIDDAGPLEPGQVTALTEALSAGAVVFLAVSDRAMTMARFPVEWGLRGAEQGIVLRPNRPRDGDLLGVRLDTAGAEPPGRAVAIDHGRCEWFQYPVVDERPP